A single region of the Streptomyces sp. AM 4-1-1 genome encodes:
- a CDS encoding Glu/Leu/Phe/Val dehydrogenase dimerization domain-containing protein, protein MTDLTDGVLHTLFHSEQGGHEQVVLCQDRASGLKAVIALHSTALGPALGGTRFYPYASEEAAVTDALNLSRGMSYKNAMAGLDHGGGKAVIIGDPEQIKTEELLLAYGRCVASLGGRYVTACDVGTYVADMDVVARECRWTTGRSPENGGAGDSSVLTAYGVFQGMRASAQHRWGDPTLRGRKVGVAGVGKVGHYLVEHLLSDGAEVVITDVREESVRRIISRHPGVAVAADTAALIRTEGLDVYAPCALGGALDDDTVPVLTASVVCGAANNQLAHPGVEKDLSDRSILYAPDYVVNAGGVIQVADELHGFDFDRCKAKASKIFDTTLAIFARAKEDGIPPAAAADRIAEQRISEARGR, encoded by the coding sequence GTGACCGATCTGACCGACGGCGTCCTGCACACCCTGTTCCACTCGGAGCAGGGGGGCCACGAACAAGTCGTGCTCTGTCAGGACCGCGCCAGCGGCCTCAAGGCCGTCATCGCCCTTCATTCCACCGCCCTGGGCCCCGCCCTCGGCGGCACCCGCTTCTATCCGTACGCCTCCGAGGAGGCGGCCGTCACGGACGCGCTGAACCTGTCACGCGGTATGTCCTACAAGAACGCCATGGCGGGGCTCGACCACGGCGGCGGCAAGGCCGTGATCATCGGCGACCCCGAGCAGATCAAGACCGAGGAACTGCTCCTGGCGTACGGACGGTGCGTGGCCTCGCTCGGCGGACGGTACGTCACCGCGTGCGATGTCGGCACCTACGTCGCCGACATGGACGTCGTGGCCCGCGAGTGCCGCTGGACCACCGGCCGCTCCCCCGAGAACGGCGGCGCGGGCGACTCCTCCGTGCTCACCGCCTACGGCGTCTTCCAGGGCATGCGCGCCTCGGCCCAGCACCGCTGGGGCGACCCGACGCTGCGTGGCCGAAAAGTAGGTGTCGCGGGCGTCGGCAAGGTCGGCCACTACCTGGTCGAGCATCTGCTGTCGGACGGCGCCGAGGTCGTCATCACGGACGTGCGCGAGGAATCGGTGCGGCGGATCATCTCCCGGCACCCCGGGGTCGCGGTGGCGGCGGACACCGCGGCGCTGATCCGCACCGAGGGCCTGGACGTATACGCCCCGTGCGCGCTCGGCGGCGCGCTCGACGACGACACCGTCCCGGTGCTCACCGCGTCCGTGGTGTGCGGCGCGGCCAACAACCAGCTGGCCCACCCGGGCGTCGAGAAGGACCTCTCGGACCGCTCGATCCTGTACGCCCCCGATTACGTGGTGAACGCGGGCGGCGTGATCCAGGTCGCCGACGAACTGCACGGTTTCGACTTCGACCGCTGCAAGGCGAAGGCGTCGAAGATCTTCGACACCACGCTGGCCATATTCGCACGTGCGAAGGAAGACGGTATTCCGCCGGCCGCCGCGGCCGATCGCATCGCCGAACAGCGGATCTCCGAGGCCCGCGGCCGCTGA
- a CDS encoding DUF3073 domain-containing protein codes for MGRGRAKAKQAKVARQLKYSSGGTDLSRLANELGASSPSRPVNAKPFEDDDEEDDPYAQYADLYNTDEDEDEDDKSGPSSQRRGA; via the coding sequence ATGGGGCGCGGCCGGGCAAAGGCCAAACAGGCAAAGGTTGCCCGCCAGCTGAAGTACAGCAGCGGCGGGACTGACCTGTCGCGTCTGGCCAATGAGCTGGGCGCATCATCTCCGAGTCGACCAGTGAACGCGAAACCGTTCGAGGACGACGACGAGGAAGATGACCCGTACGCACAGTACGCGGATCTTTACAACACCGATGAGGACGAGGACGAGGACGACAAGTCCGGTCCTTCATCACAGCGCCGCGGCGCTTGA